Proteins from a genomic interval of Papaver somniferum cultivar HN1 chromosome 4, ASM357369v1, whole genome shotgun sequence:
- the LOC113272826 gene encoding uncharacterized protein LOC113272826 codes for MVEVSWSAPVYGNPDFVFPFKLKRLKVAMKVWNQQVFGNVNARLSQAQLRFEVASRNSDEDPFDTFKQNEMKDALALVNDARMQQHIMLKQKSRNKWILEGSSNSSYFHSSIKTRRSSNTISELVNEEGCIINEPDQLRDHVVSYYENKFNGVDEPIKDSLFGYEHNSISHEERLMLDSIPSLDEIKGAVFDLNADSAPGPDATRLVKVLDKLVSEEQVAFMKGRNIHENISLASELVNELHIKRKDGNLGLKLDISQTFDTGNQKSLTNSLRLLEVYQQASGQRVCREKSKIYFGGGSLHRRQAIANFLGMGVTFFPDRYLGVKVMPGRVKYSHISNVVDKLKDHLSVYKGKMLSFQDRVVLIKSVLASYDIYNMVVYRWPVKFVKQSERVIRNFLWSGDSDLAKSFVVGYDKICSPVKEGGLGLTSLSNMNKALIMKLWWSIKTSKKNWARFMESKYTCRDGRLKMAGVKSSILPGIRWVHTEVMRNTKSLIGDGRETSLFFDVWYGSVTLAEVLQRTDLDRRARVSDIIVQNQWHLEGEHMRDLASAGVARANLPIRLMGSDERIWMPDLKGMFSVRSARDLVRSKYPLLLEANMLWRRVVHPALAAQNWKFVRRACATLDKVKSRFKIALPSRCSVCQIEEESLEHILWRCSAAKRAWQWLEGIFHLKSCYNLIASNKQTKGCSRMVKDLWLLSNLVVRSELWFQRNKMVYEKKKPCWNFFKKRVFNFIHEYSDRMKGCMLNRVEDLEILDFFRVKCRKVKILEPVECLWQPPMQNQLLLFCDGASRGNPGAAGAGVVARNSACEVVGAMCVVLGVISNSLAELYSILIGLDWAVQWGYRDVLLRTDSMSVITALEGDNIPWFARQRWYEAKVKFDSIQLVHTFREANFAADKMAKTGCFLDSGILATKLDSVLDNLVSEEQVVFMKGRNIHENISVASEMGNMKSLHNLLDLLGKYQTASGQNVCRQKSKVYYGGGSLSRCRPITNLLGMKVSTFPDRKGKLLSFQDRIVLINSVIDSYAIHNMAVYKWPKKFIQQDERVIRNFLWSGDAEVARKFVVGFPKVCLLLKEGGLGITSMAVTNKALLMKLWWSIRSSSKKWARFLWAKYTSRLGRIKQYGVNSSILPGIRLIHTTVDRNTKVLLGDGRNTSLYFDVWYGNECIVDI; via the exons ATGGTTGAAGTTTCTTGGAGTGCCCCGGTGTATGGTAATCCTGATTTTGTTTTTCCCTTCAAGCTAAAGAGATTGAAGGTGGCTATGAAAGTGTGGAATCAGCAGGTGTTTGGTAATGTGAATGCAAGGCTAAGTCAGGCTCAATTGAGGTTTGAAGTGGCTAGTAGGAATTCTGATGAAGACCCGTTTGACACTTTCAAGCAAAATGAGATGAAGGATGCGTTGGCGTTGGTTAATGACGCACGTATGCAGCAACATATTATGTTGAAGCAAAAATCTCGAAATAAATGGATTTTGGAGGGTTCAAGTAATTCTTCTTATTTTCATAGTTCAATTAAAACTCGTAGAAGTTCTAACACAATTTCGGAGTTGGTGAATGAGGAGGGGTGTATTATTAATGAGCCGGACCAGTTAAGAGACCATGTTGTTTCttattatgaaaacaagttcaatGGAGTGGATGAGCCGATTAAGGATAGTTTGTTTGGGTATGAGCATAATTCAATCTCACATGAGGAAAGGCtgatgttggattctattccttctTTAGATGAAATTAAGGGAGCGGTTTTTGATTTGAATGCGGATagtgctccaggtccagatg CAACTAGACTTGTTAAAGTCTTGGATAAGTTGGTCTCGGAGGAGCAGGTGGCGTTTATGAAAGGGAGGAacattcatgagaatattagtttggcTTCTGAATTGGTTAATGAGTTGCACATTAAAAGAAAGGATGGAAACTTAGGTCTCAAGCTGGATATCTCTCAAACATTTGATACG gggaATCAGAAGAGTCTGACAAACTCGTTGAGGTTGCTTGAGGTTTATCAACAGGCGTCTGGTCaaagggtttgtagggagaagagcaaaatttattttggagGTGGGTCGTTGCATAGGAGGCAGGCTATTGCTAATTTCTTAGGCATGGGTGTTACTTTCTTTCcggatagatatttgggagttaaggtgatgcctgGTAGGGTGAAATATAGTCATATTAGTAATGTGGTGGATAAGTTGAAGGATCATCTCTCGGTGTATAAAGGTAAAATGCTTTCCTTTCAGGATCGTGTAGTGCTTATTAAATCTGTCCTTGCAAGCTATGACATTTATAACATGGTTGTGTATAGGTGGCCTGTTAAATTTGTTAAGCAAAGTGAACGTgttattcgtaattttctttggtcgggaGATTCAGACTTGGCTAAATCTTTTGTGGTGGGAtatgataagatttgtagtccggTGAAGGAAGGGGGTCTTGGGCTTACTAGCTTGAGTAATATGAACAAGGCTCTGATCATGAAGTTGTGGTGGAGTATTAAAACTTCTAAGAAGAATTGGGCTAGATTTATGGAGTCGAAATACACTTGTAGAGATGGTCGTCTGAAGATGGCAGGAGTTAAATCTTCAATTTTGCCGGGTATTCGATGGGTGCACACCGAAGTTATGCGCAATACTAAATCCTTAATAGGTGATGGTAGGGAAACTTCTTTAttttttgatgtttggtatggttCTGTAACTTTGGCTGAGGTCTTGCAGAGAACTGACCTTGACAGACGTGCGAGAGTTAGTGATATCATAGTGCAGAATCAATGGCATTTGGAGGGAGAGCATATGCGTGACCTTGCAAGTGCTGGTGTGGCTAGGGCGAATTTACCAATAAGGCTTATGGGAAGTGATGAGAGGATTTGGATGCCAGATCTAAAGGGAATGTTTTCTGTCAGGTCTGCAAGGGATTTGGTGCGCAGCAAGTATCCTTTGCTTCTTGAAGCAAATATGTTGTGGAGGAGGGTGGTGCACCCGGCTTTAGCAGCTCAGAATTGGAAATTTGTTAGGAGAGCTTGTGCAACTCTGGACAAAGTTAAGAGTAGATTCAAGATTGCTCTTCCATCTCGGtgcagtgtgtgtcagattgaggaggagtctttgGAGCATATTCTCTGGAGATGTAGTGCTGCTAAACGTGCTTGGCAGTGGTTGGAAGGTATTTTTCATCTTAAATCTTGTTATAACTTGATTGCTTCTAATAAACAAACAAAAGGTTGTAGTAGAATGGTTAAAGATCTGTGGCTTCTCTCCAATCTAGTGGTGCGTTCAGAACTGTGGTTTCAAAGGAATAAGATGGTTTATGAGAAGAAGAAACCTTGCTGGAATTTCTTCAAGAAGCGTGTGTTTAATTTCATTCATGAATACTCAGATAGAATGAAGGGGTGTATGCTTAACAGGGTTGAAGATCTGGAGATATTGGATTTTTTCAGAGTTAAATGCCGTAAGGTGAAGATCTTGGAACCTGTTGAGTGTCTTTGGCAGCCTCCAATGCAAAATCAACTCTTGTTGTTTTGTGATGGAGCTTCTAGAGGTAACCCAGGGGCGGCCGGAGCTGGAGTGGTGGCTAGGAATTCAGCTTGTGAAGTGGTGGGAGCAATGTGTGTTGTCCTTGGTGTTATTTCTAATTCTTTGGCGGAATTATATAGCATTCTAATTGGCTTAGATTGGGCAGTTCAATGGGGTTACAGAGATGTGCTTTTAAGGACTGATTCTATGAGTGTTATAACTGCTTTGGAAGGGGATAATATACCATGGTTTGCAAGACAGAGATGGTATGAAGCTAAAGTCAAGTTTGATTCTATTCAATTGGTGCATACGTTTCGtgaagcaaattttgcagctgataagATGGCAAAGACTGGTTGTTTTTTAGATTCTGGA attttgGCTACAAAACTGGATAGTGTTCTTGATAatcttgtttcagaagaacaagttgTTTTTATGAAAGGGAGgaacattcatgaaaacattaGCGTGGCTTCTGAGATG GGCAACATGAAGAGTTTGCATAATCTTCTTGAtttgcttggtaaatatcaaaCGGCCTCGGGACAAAAtgtttgtcgtcaaaagagtaaggtttACTATGGTGGTGGTTCCTTGAGTCGCTGTAGACCAATCACTAATTTACTTGGTATGAAAGTTTCTACTTTTCCGGACAG GAAAGGAAAATTACTCTCTTTTCAAGACAGAATTGTTCTTATTAATTCGGTGATTGATAGCTATGCCATTCACAACATGGCTGTTTATAAATGGCCTAAGAAGTTCATTCAACAAGATGAGAGGGTTATTCGAAACTTTCTTTGGTCCGGAGATGCTGAAGTTGCTAGAAAATTTGTTGTCGGTTTTCCTAAGGTTTGTTTACTTTTGAAGGAAGGTGGGTTGGGTATTACAAGCATGGCTGTCACTAATAAGGCTCTTCTTATGAAATTATGGTGGAGCATTCGTTCTTCCAGCAAGAAATGGGCTCGTTTCTTATGGGCGAAATATACTTCTCGGCTTGGTAGAATTAAGCAATATGGTGTGAATTCTTCGATTCTTCCGGGCATTAGACTAATTCATACTACTGTGGACAGAAATACCAAAGTGCTTCTTGGTGATGGGAGGAatacatctctttattttgatgtttggtatggtaaTGAGTGTATAGTTGATATTTAA
- the LOC113272825 gene encoding uncharacterized protein LOC113272825 gives MVSAVANNARQVQGEHAQNLARAGVDLNNLPVLQGGTDTRVWMPDLNGKFNVRSAKQLVRKQYPVLEVYGLLWRKAIHPKLALDNWKIIREACATSDKVRSRFKIELANRCYLCKAEEESLEHILWSYSYATHIWEWISGIFNLRPYYDIVTGYKSAKGRSRIVKDLWLLSILVIRSELWQTRNLGYFENKTVTIHFFKQRIFHLIHDYSVRLKSFMHNTTSDLEILNFFRVKHREVKQTMPVECFWIPPGRDELLLCCDGAAKENPGVAGAGVIARDHDCNFVGAMSIGLGRTTNFLAEIYVVIVGLEWARKWDFRRILIRSDSMGAIKAFSDSNIPWFARKRWRSIQQSYNSIRFVHTYREAKFVVDSMSKRGCLLRNGEGLNYDERPYFLYSLEFPDVCYFRFN, from the coding sequence ATGGTGAGTGCTGTTGCTAATAATGCTCGGCAGGTGCAGGGAGAACATGCTCAGAATTTGGCCAGGGCTGGAGTTGATCTTAATAATCTGCCAGTTTTGCAAGGTGGAACTGACACCAGAGTTTGGATGCCAGATTTAAATGGTAAATTCAATGTACGATCAGCAAAACAGCTTGTGAGGAAGCAATATCCAGTCTTGGAGGTTTATGGCCTGTTGTGGAGGAAGGCTATTCATCCAAAGTTAGCTTTGGATAACTGGAAAATAATAAGGGAGGCTTGTGCTACGTCTGACAAGGTTAGGAGCAGGTTTAAAATTGAGCTGGCAAACAGATGTTACCTGTGCAAAGCTGAAGAGGAATCCTTAGAGCATATTTTGTGGAGCTATTCTTATGCTACACACATTTGGGAGTGGATTTCAGGTATTTTCAACCTTCGGCCTTACTATGATATTGTTACTGGTTACAAGTCTGCTAAAGGAAGAAGTAGGATTGTTAAGGATTTATGGCTTTTATCTATTTTGGTCATTCGTTCGGAGTTGTGGCAGACTAGAAACCTTGGATATTTTGAGAACAAAACAGTTACAATTCATTTTTTCAAGCAGCGAATCTTTCATTTGATTCATGATTACTCAGTGCGTTTGAAAAGCTTTATGCACAACACAACGTCAGATTTGGAGATCCTGAATTTTTTCCGTGTAAAGCATAGAGAGGTGAAGCAAACTATGCCAGTCGAATGTTTTTGGATCCCTCCAGGCAGGGACGAGCTACTTTTGTGTTGTGATGGCGCAGCCAAAGAAAATCCTGGTGTTGCAGGTGCAGGGGTTATTGCTCGTGATCATGATTGTAATTTTGTAGgggctatgagcattggcctGGGTAGAACAACTAACTTCTTGGCGGAGATTTATGTTGTGATAGTTGGGCTGGAATGGGCTAGGAAGTGGGATtttagaagaattttaattcGCTCGGATTCAATGGGAGcgattaaagctttttcagattctaatattccttggtttgctaggaaaCGGTGGAGAAGTATTCAACAGAGTTATAATTCAATTCGGTTTGTTCACACTTATCGTGAAGCAAAATTTGTTGTTGATTCCATGTCCAAAAGAGGTTGTCTTCTTAGAAATGGTGAAGGATTGAATTATGATGAGAGACCATATTTTCTATATTCTTTAGAATTTCCTGATGTCTGTTATTTCAGATTTAATtaa